Proteins encoded in a region of the Thermococcus stetteri genome:
- a CDS encoding sodium:proton antiporter, whose protein sequence is MIASFLIFYITITLFAMTLLGIYGVATRSNLIKKIIMLNVMGDAVNMLFILIGYRLVYPVFPPIYEKHLTIEEFLSRAVDPVPQALVLTAVVIGMAMNILLTTYAIQFYRLHGTVDARDMAEIMRGERE, encoded by the coding sequence GTGATAGCGAGCTTTCTTATCTTCTACATCACGATAACGCTCTTCGCGATGACCCTCCTCGGAATTTACGGCGTTGCAACCAGATCCAACCTCATCAAGAAGATCATCATGCTCAACGTGATGGGCGATGCGGTAAACATGCTCTTCATCCTAATTGGCTACCGCCTCGTCTACCCAGTCTTTCCGCCGATATATGAGAAGCACCTGACGATTGAAGAGTTCCTGAGCAGGGCGGTTGATCCCGTTCCGCAGGCATTAGTGCTAACGGCCGTCGTCATTGGAATGGCCATGAACATACTCCTGACGACCTACGCGATCCAGTTCTACCGCCTCCACGGAACCGTTGACGCCCGTGACATGGCGGAGATAATGAGGGGGGAGAGGGAATGA
- a CDS encoding Na+/H+ antiporter subunit E, with the protein MKVRFSPGTFLIALAVYLFYTGSVSEYDLITGSIVALIISLIVGHWLIENDLKFFSPKRWFYAILYGLRYFLIEETKTHIDVAKRVFTLKANPGIVRIPLEVENDYGKVLVANSITNTPGTITVDISDDGKWLYVHWIDVSTLDEKEIKENIVAYFEDYAKKIFD; encoded by the coding sequence ATGAAGGTGAGGTTCTCTCCCGGGACGTTCCTGATAGCGCTCGCCGTTTACCTGTTCTACACGGGTTCGGTCAGCGAGTACGACCTAATAACGGGAAGCATCGTTGCCCTCATAATCTCGCTCATAGTCGGCCACTGGCTCATAGAGAACGACCTTAAGTTCTTCTCGCCGAAAAGGTGGTTCTACGCGATCCTCTACGGCCTCAGGTACTTCCTGATAGAGGAGACGAAGACACACATTGACGTGGCCAAGAGGGTATTCACACTGAAGGCCAACCCGGGAATCGTCAGAATCCCCCTCGAAGTCGAGAACGACTACGGGAAGGTTCTCGTGGCCAACTCGATAACAAACACCCCGGGAACGATAACCGTTGACATCAGCGACGACGGGAAGTGGCTCTACGTCCACTGGATTGACGTGAGTACGCTCGATGAGAAGGAGATCAAGGAGAACATAGTTGCTTACTTTGAGGACTACGCGAAGAAAATATTCGACTGA
- a CDS encoding proton-conducting transporter transmembrane domain-containing protein, translating to MEVGIVPVIPLGFAFFLPFIAFATGKNRKVVIAYALTAQTVAFLAGIELFKMAYSSNEPLVYAFGNWIAPIGIVFEVDRLSATLVLTATIGFLMAGIYSARFIREHGIEFFYTFLLGLEAGTLGAFMTGDAFNLFVMLEVLGASAYAIVGFYRNRSESIEGAFKYGISGAVATSLYFLALGFVYASLGTVNMADLSAKFHNISFPVTVKVFGDPTLALGIFFALTIAMVLVKSAIFPGHYWLPDAYQGAPIPVGAVLSGFVEVVGIYALMRFLYTVFQGISFSHWLSLVFFTLGTATAFLGSLMMLVQKDVKRLIAYSTILHMGYLFMTLGIGTELAVLAINFHIVNHAIAKMLLFFTVGAFIYRTGKTKIDDLAGVGKKMPVTTFLFGIATLSLVGVPPLNVFFSKMLIFDALMQKSAWLASVVIITSAIAAWAYFKLFVTLWRGKPVEGHGHHGEGEHEGDTKISDHIEGGEVWVLTSVNLILGLLVVLFGIFAPVLIDSYFHGAAVQAMDYQSYIEAVRKLAEAVLASA from the coding sequence ATGGAGGTTGGAATAGTCCCGGTCATACCGCTCGGCTTTGCATTCTTCCTCCCGTTCATAGCCTTCGCAACTGGAAAGAACAGAAAGGTCGTGATAGCCTACGCCCTAACCGCTCAAACTGTAGCTTTCCTCGCTGGAATCGAGCTCTTCAAAATGGCCTACTCCTCGAATGAGCCCCTAGTTTACGCTTTCGGGAACTGGATAGCGCCGATAGGGATAGTTTTTGAGGTGGACAGGCTATCCGCGACGCTGGTTCTGACCGCTACCATCGGCTTCTTGATGGCTGGAATATACTCTGCCAGGTTCATCAGGGAGCACGGAATAGAGTTCTTCTACACCTTTCTCCTCGGCCTTGAGGCCGGAACTCTGGGGGCATTCATGACGGGCGATGCATTCAACCTCTTCGTCATGCTCGAGGTTCTCGGCGCTTCCGCCTATGCCATAGTGGGCTTTTACAGAAACAGGAGCGAGAGCATCGAGGGTGCCTTCAAGTACGGGATAAGCGGTGCCGTGGCTACGAGCCTCTACTTTTTAGCACTCGGCTTCGTCTACGCCTCCCTCGGAACGGTCAACATGGCCGACCTAAGCGCCAAGTTTCATAACATAAGCTTCCCGGTCACGGTGAAGGTCTTCGGAGACCCAACCTTGGCCCTCGGAATATTCTTCGCACTGACGATAGCGATGGTCCTCGTCAAGAGCGCCATCTTCCCGGGCCACTACTGGCTTCCCGATGCCTATCAAGGTGCACCCATACCCGTCGGCGCTGTCCTCAGCGGCTTCGTTGAGGTCGTCGGCATCTATGCCCTCATGAGGTTCCTTTACACAGTCTTCCAGGGTATTTCATTCTCCCACTGGCTCTCACTGGTCTTCTTCACGCTCGGAACTGCAACGGCCTTCCTCGGCTCCCTGATGATGCTCGTCCAGAAGGACGTTAAAAGGCTCATAGCTTATTCAACGATACTCCACATGGGCTACCTCTTCATGACCCTCGGCATTGGAACGGAGCTCGCAGTTCTGGCCATAAACTTTCACATAGTGAACCACGCCATAGCAAAGATGCTCCTCTTCTTCACGGTTGGGGCCTTTATCTACAGGACTGGGAAAACGAAGATAGACGACCTTGCCGGCGTTGGAAAGAAGATGCCGGTAACGACCTTCCTCTTTGGAATAGCCACGCTCAGCCTCGTTGGGGTTCCGCCGCTCAACGTCTTCTTCAGCAAGATGCTTATCTTTGACGCGCTGATGCAGAAGAGCGCCTGGCTTGCTTCAGTAGTCATTATCACGAGTGCCATAGCGGCGTGGGCTTACTTTAAGCTCTTCGTGACCCTCTGGCGCGGAAAGCCCGTCGAGGGACACGGTCACCATGGAGAAGGAGAGCACGAAGGAGATACGAAAATCAGTGACCACATTGAAGGTGGCGAAGTCTGGGTTCTCACGTCTGTGAACCTAATCCTTGGTCTCTTAGTGGTGCTCTTTGGAATCTTCGCGCCGGTGCTGATAGACAGCTACTTCCACGGGGCGGCGGTTCAGGCGATGGACTATCAGAGCTACATAGAGGCCGTGAGAAAGCTGGCAGAGGCAGTTCTTGCAAGTGCATGA
- a CDS encoding ATP-binding protein encodes MKILVSGKGGCGKSTISAMLGKYLAGRGYRVLIIDADESNPGLYRMLGLPKVKTLAEHLGGKKRAKILMAVEGEGELDEELFDWTLDEVPEEILARKGNLAVLTIGKIEEAEEGCACPYGFLARKLLEGIKLKENEVIIVDTEAGIEHFGRGVDKHVDVVVDVAEPSLESIELSRKIASLSESLGLKHILVLNKALPGVEEKLPVKPNVIIPFDQSFIIDSLNGREVEPIEQIETLWESISR; translated from the coding sequence ATGAAGATCCTCGTGTCCGGAAAGGGCGGCTGTGGGAAGAGCACTATAAGCGCGATGCTTGGAAAGTATCTAGCAGGCAGAGGCTACCGCGTCCTCATAATAGACGCCGACGAGTCGAACCCGGGCCTCTATAGGATGCTGGGCCTTCCAAAGGTCAAGACTCTTGCTGAACACCTCGGCGGGAAGAAGAGGGCCAAGATACTCATGGCGGTAGAAGGTGAAGGAGAGCTCGACGAGGAGCTCTTTGACTGGACGCTCGACGAAGTTCCTGAGGAAATCCTCGCCAGGAAGGGGAATCTCGCGGTTCTCACAATCGGGAAGATTGAAGAAGCTGAAGAAGGTTGCGCCTGTCCCTACGGGTTCCTCGCGAGGAAACTCCTCGAGGGCATAAAGCTGAAGGAGAACGAGGTTATCATCGTTGACACGGAGGCTGGGATAGAGCACTTCGGCAGGGGTGTTGACAAACACGTTGATGTCGTTGTTGACGTGGCCGAGCCCTCCCTGGAGTCCATTGAGCTGTCAAGGAAAATAGCGAGTTTAAGCGAGAGCCTCGGCCTCAAACACATTCTCGTCCTAAACAAGGCCCTTCCGGGAGTTGAGGAAAAACTGCCGGTTAAGCCTAATGTCATCATACCCTTCGACCAGAGCTTCATCATCGACAGCCTCAACGGCAGAGAAGTCGAGCCAATAGAGCAGATTGAAACCCTTTGGGAGTCGATATCCAGATGA